The following coding sequences lie in one Mycteria americana isolate JAX WOST 10 ecotype Jacksonville Zoo and Gardens chromosome 15, USCA_MyAme_1.0, whole genome shotgun sequence genomic window:
- the XAF1 gene encoding XIAP-associated factor 1 isoform X1 encodes MTEESRFCKNCKRDVSAANFSLHEAHCLRFLTLCPECDEPVAQKDMKDHQTEAHKQVRCNLCHQRMQQYQLEHHENKECQKRAMKCKICELEMPFNKLQEHLNTCASRTEWCSECNKYIMYKDQNKHKDICQNSGLSYHKDVNFQTSEASTNATFICPTGTGGNLCQKCNKSFPDDQYSQHLNKCSAAHELTKVLAGQSTSKLISDPPQSSSSLAPSSCSENAVVWKDVRPKGKGRDQPLMSKTLLKPPKNKKIGFPSPTRGGLSTSPQALKDTQSFDMLVTCAHCNILLPLPTLQKHEIKCLRLTSLKNARMKQKSNHGEKGTAEFQKFRIEFIIQDYSTLG; translated from the exons atgacaGAAGAGAGCAGGTTCTGCAAAAATTG TAAACGAGATGTGTCTGCTGCCAATTTCTCCCTCCATGAGGCCCACTGCTTGCGGTTTCTCACTCTCTGTCCAGAATGTGATGAACCAGTTGCCCAAAAGGATATGAAAGACCATCAAACAGAAGCACACAAGCAG GTCAGATGTAATCTTTGCCACCAAAGGATGCAGCAATACCAGTTGGAGCATCATGAG AACAAGGAATGCCAGAAAcgagcaatgaaatgcaagatcTGTGAGCTTGAAATGCCCTTCAACAAGCTGCAGGAACACCTGAACACCTGTGCCAGCCGAACAGAGTGGTGTTCGGAGTGTAATAAATACATCATGTACAAAGACCAGAACAAACACAAAGATATTTGTCAGAACAGTGGTCTGTCCTATCATAAGGATGTGAACTTTCAAACCAGTGAAGCATCCACTAATGCAACATTTATTTGCCCCACTG gtACTGGTGGCAATCTTTGTCAGAAGTGCAATAAGTCATTCCCAGATGACCAATACTCCCAACATCTG AACAAATGCAGTGCAGCCCATGAGCTGACAAAAGTTCTTGCTGGCCAGTCAACTTCAAAACTCATCAGTGATCCACCACAGTCTTCTTCCTCCCTGGCTCCCTCTTCCTGCTCTGAGAATGCAGTGGTGTGGAAAGATGTCCGTCCCAAAGGCAAAGGAAGGGACCAGCCATTGATGTCCAAAACCTTGCTTAAGCccccaaagaacaaaaagattGGCTTTCCCTCTCCCACAAGAGGCGGACTTTCCACATCACCTCAAGCTCTTAAAGACACCCAGTCTTTTGACATGCTGGTGACCTGTGCCCATTGCAACATTCTTCTGCCGCTTCCAACCCTTCAGAAACATGAG ATCAAATGTCTACGTTTGACATCTTTGAAAAATGCTAggatgaaacaaaaatcaaaccatgGAGAAAAAGGTACTGCAGAATTTCAGAAATTTAGAATAGAATTCATCATTCAGGATTATTCTACATTGGGTTAA
- the XAF1 gene encoding XIAP-associated factor 1 isoform X2, producing the protein MTEESRFCKNCKRDVSAANFSLHEAHCLRFLTLCPECDEPVAQKDMKDHQTEAHKQVRCNLCHQRMQQYQLEHHENKECQKRAMKCKICELEMPFNKLQEHLNTCASRTEWCSECNKYIMYKDQNKHKDICQNSGLSYHKDVNFQTSEASTNATFICPTGTGGNLCQKCNKSFPDDQYSQHLNKCSAAHELTKVLAGQSTSKLISDPPQSSSSLAPSSCSENAVVWKDVRPKGKGRDQPLMSKTLLKPPKNKKIGFPSPTRGGLSTSPQALKDTQSFDMLVTCAHCNILLPLPTLQKHEIKCLRLTSLKNARMKQKSNHGEKEDSFHSTHD; encoded by the exons atgacaGAAGAGAGCAGGTTCTGCAAAAATTG TAAACGAGATGTGTCTGCTGCCAATTTCTCCCTCCATGAGGCCCACTGCTTGCGGTTTCTCACTCTCTGTCCAGAATGTGATGAACCAGTTGCCCAAAAGGATATGAAAGACCATCAAACAGAAGCACACAAGCAG GTCAGATGTAATCTTTGCCACCAAAGGATGCAGCAATACCAGTTGGAGCATCATGAG AACAAGGAATGCCAGAAAcgagcaatgaaatgcaagatcTGTGAGCTTGAAATGCCCTTCAACAAGCTGCAGGAACACCTGAACACCTGTGCCAGCCGAACAGAGTGGTGTTCGGAGTGTAATAAATACATCATGTACAAAGACCAGAACAAACACAAAGATATTTGTCAGAACAGTGGTCTGTCCTATCATAAGGATGTGAACTTTCAAACCAGTGAAGCATCCACTAATGCAACATTTATTTGCCCCACTG gtACTGGTGGCAATCTTTGTCAGAAGTGCAATAAGTCATTCCCAGATGACCAATACTCCCAACATCTG AACAAATGCAGTGCAGCCCATGAGCTGACAAAAGTTCTTGCTGGCCAGTCAACTTCAAAACTCATCAGTGATCCACCACAGTCTTCTTCCTCCCTGGCTCCCTCTTCCTGCTCTGAGAATGCAGTGGTGTGGAAAGATGTCCGTCCCAAAGGCAAAGGAAGGGACCAGCCATTGATGTCCAAAACCTTGCTTAAGCccccaaagaacaaaaagattGGCTTTCCCTCTCCCACAAGAGGCGGACTTTCCACATCACCTCAAGCTCTTAAAGACACCCAGTCTTTTGACATGCTGGTGACCTGTGCCCATTGCAACATTCTTCTGCCGCTTCCAACCCTTCAGAAACATGAG ATCAAATGTCTACGTTTGACATCTTTGAAAAATGCTAggatgaaacaaaaatcaaaccatgGAGAAAAAG AAGACTCTTTCCACAGCACTCATGATTAA
- the XAF1 gene encoding XIAP-associated factor 1 isoform X3: protein MKDHQTEAHKQVRCNLCHQRMQQYQLEHHENKECQKRAMKCKICELEMPFNKLQEHLNTCASRTEWCSECNKYIMYKDQNKHKDICQNSGLSYHKDVNFQTSEASTNATFICPTGTGGNLCQKCNKSFPDDQYSQHLNKCSAAHELTKVLAGQSTSKLISDPPQSSSSLAPSSCSENAVVWKDVRPKGKGRDQPLMSKTLLKPPKNKKIGFPSPTRGGLSTSPQALKDTQSFDMLVTCAHCNILLPLPTLQKHEIKCLRLTSLKNARMKQKSNHGEKGTAEFQKFRIEFIIQDYSTLG from the exons ATGAAAGACCATCAAACAGAAGCACACAAGCAG GTCAGATGTAATCTTTGCCACCAAAGGATGCAGCAATACCAGTTGGAGCATCATGAG AACAAGGAATGCCAGAAAcgagcaatgaaatgcaagatcTGTGAGCTTGAAATGCCCTTCAACAAGCTGCAGGAACACCTGAACACCTGTGCCAGCCGAACAGAGTGGTGTTCGGAGTGTAATAAATACATCATGTACAAAGACCAGAACAAACACAAAGATATTTGTCAGAACAGTGGTCTGTCCTATCATAAGGATGTGAACTTTCAAACCAGTGAAGCATCCACTAATGCAACATTTATTTGCCCCACTG gtACTGGTGGCAATCTTTGTCAGAAGTGCAATAAGTCATTCCCAGATGACCAATACTCCCAACATCTG AACAAATGCAGTGCAGCCCATGAGCTGACAAAAGTTCTTGCTGGCCAGTCAACTTCAAAACTCATCAGTGATCCACCACAGTCTTCTTCCTCCCTGGCTCCCTCTTCCTGCTCTGAGAATGCAGTGGTGTGGAAAGATGTCCGTCCCAAAGGCAAAGGAAGGGACCAGCCATTGATGTCCAAAACCTTGCTTAAGCccccaaagaacaaaaagattGGCTTTCCCTCTCCCACAAGAGGCGGACTTTCCACATCACCTCAAGCTCTTAAAGACACCCAGTCTTTTGACATGCTGGTGACCTGTGCCCATTGCAACATTCTTCTGCCGCTTCCAACCCTTCAGAAACATGAG ATCAAATGTCTACGTTTGACATCTTTGAAAAATGCTAggatgaaacaaaaatcaaaccatgGAGAAAAAGGTACTGCAGAATTTCAGAAATTTAGAATAGAATTCATCATTCAGGATTATTCTACATTGGGTTAA